The following are encoded together in the Mesoterricola sediminis genome:
- a CDS encoding DUF4139 domain-containing protein, with protein MKIAPYAIPLACLVLQGQETRTTAKDRLNLGATFYQNGIAVIRDTRRIDLPSGRSRLAFGDLLPTIRAKSATLVDVANEVQILERNYIFDLLSPRALLEKSLGSPAWVMGKDGSRDATGSLASLPLLRPALRRDADPLARIARLPRAFVQAPDPNVVIATQQGFRPASPGEVAFAQVPGSLRPSPTLLQDVLAPSPGPRNLTLIYSATDLKWSANYVANLDPDGSHLDLTVFATVENEGDAALPDTTLQLVAGLPTLVDDDPPPDPDAPRLDTATVECVAATAAGPPAFKEEKVSEYPVFTLDRPVSIPARSKKQLLLLQGRRIPLEQTLLAESPYPDYAMDSASAFMDSETFQPEPGQVSFSPLPILPRGPEDGAAAYGQAWEQINEGERQMAQWTARHHPRVQRVGRLINSPKSHLGRALPAGDLEIRYRDPSGFEFPIPESVGAATTFPMTPSGETLELPLGPARGFKVDRRPIEKRAIHSNQGKGHGERQIAWTYTIEVEVSSALATPSLVTVREPVHAQATLLRSSRRGMRSGTNAFDFPLKVPAHGKALLRYTVRTAPEPVANDESHD; from the coding sequence ATGAAGATCGCCCCCTATGCCATCCCTTTGGCCTGCCTTGTCCTCCAAGGCCAGGAGACCCGCACGACCGCCAAGGACCGGCTGAACCTGGGCGCGACCTTCTACCAGAACGGGATTGCGGTCATCCGCGACACCCGGCGCATCGACCTTCCCTCGGGGCGGTCCCGCCTTGCCTTCGGAGACCTCCTCCCCACGATCAGAGCCAAGAGCGCGACCCTGGTGGACGTGGCGAACGAAGTCCAGATCCTCGAGCGGAACTACATCTTCGACTTGTTGAGCCCCCGGGCATTGTTGGAGAAGAGCCTTGGATCACCGGCCTGGGTGATGGGGAAGGATGGGAGCAGGGACGCGACGGGAAGCCTGGCCTCCCTGCCCCTCCTCCGGCCTGCCCTGCGGCGTGATGCCGACCCCCTGGCGCGCATCGCCCGGCTTCCGCGAGCCTTTGTTCAGGCCCCTGACCCGAATGTCGTCATCGCCACGCAGCAGGGTTTCCGCCCCGCCTCCCCTGGAGAGGTTGCCTTCGCCCAGGTCCCGGGCAGCCTCCGCCCCTCCCCGACCCTCCTCCAGGACGTCCTGGCTCCGTCTCCGGGCCCCAGGAACCTGACTTTGATCTACTCGGCGACTGACCTGAAATGGTCTGCCAACTACGTGGCCAACCTGGACCCGGATGGGTCCCATTTGGACCTGACGGTCTTTGCTACGGTGGAAAACGAGGGCGATGCCGCGCTTCCGGACACCACCCTCCAATTGGTCGCAGGATTGCCGACCCTCGTGGACGATGACCCTCCACCCGACCCCGATGCGCCGAGGCTCGACACAGCCACCGTCGAATGTGTTGCCGCCACCGCCGCAGGTCCTCCGGCCTTCAAGGAAGAAAAGGTGTCGGAGTACCCGGTCTTCACCTTGGACAGGCCCGTCTCAATCCCAGCAAGGTCCAAAAAACAGCTCCTTCTGCTACAGGGGAGGCGGATCCCCCTCGAGCAGACTTTGCTCGCCGAATCTCCGTACCCGGATTACGCGATGGACAGTGCCTCGGCCTTCATGGATTCCGAGACGTTTCAGCCCGAACCCGGCCAAGTGTCCTTCTCCCCCCTCCCCATCCTCCCCAGAGGCCCGGAGGACGGGGCTGCCGCCTATGGACAGGCATGGGAGCAGATCAATGAGGGGGAGAGGCAAATGGCCCAATGGACCGCACGACATCACCCCCGCGTCCAGCGAGTCGGCCGACTTATCAACAGCCCCAAGTCCCACCTGGGTCGAGCCCTACCGGCAGGAGACCTGGAGATCCGTTACCGGGATCCTTCCGGCTTCGAATTTCCCATCCCTGAATCAGTGGGAGCGGCCACCACATTTCCGATGACGCCATCCGGGGAGACCCTTGAGTTGCCGTTGGGGCCAGCCAGGGGTTTCAAGGTCGATCGCCGCCCGATTGAGAAGCGGGCCATCCATTCGAACCAGGGCAAAGGTCACGGGGAGCGCCAAATCGCCTGGACTTACACCATCGAAGTCGAAGTATCCTCCGCCCTCGCCACCCCTTCCCTCGTGACCGTGCGGGAGCCCGTCCATGCCCAGGCCACCCTGCTCCGTTCGAGCCGCCGGGGAATGCGGTCAGGGACCAACGCCTTCGACTTCCCCTTGAAGGTCCCGGCCCACGGGAAAGCCCTTCTCCGATACACCGTCCGGACCGCACCTGAGCCGGTTGCCAACGATGAATCCCACGACTGA
- a CDS encoding competence protein CoiA family protein codes for MRGIRGWSVRGADPHALGGMSVRAVNAFSVRMGALRGARLITGPSFWRPRMLTAIRTRDSSQVIHLREDGPSRANQMRREALEGQIVCEDCRQSVTVRAGEERIWHFAHRAGGDCPRAKDSLDVLECRALLYGWLRVRFPDAIQPEKSSPVLRGPWTAGSKGLANRPWPGGWFRLGQAGCEGSHAEGMREARGDPASGVPCEAAREGTGPGRHHPFGAPQVIDEALGQ; via the coding sequence ATGCGTGGGATTCGGGGATGGTCTGTTCGCGGTGCCGATCCGCATGCTCTGGGAGGCATGAGCGTCAGGGCTGTCAATGCCTTCTCGGTACGAATGGGAGCATTACGTGGAGCACGCCTGATCACAGGACCCTCCTTTTGGAGGCCGAGAATGCTCACCGCCATCCGGACCCGCGATTCCAGCCAGGTGATCCACTTGAGGGAAGATGGTCCATCCAGGGCCAACCAAATGCGCAGGGAGGCCCTCGAAGGACAGATCGTCTGCGAAGACTGCCGACAGTCCGTGACCGTGCGGGCCGGGGAGGAACGGATCTGGCATTTTGCCCACCGTGCCGGCGGCGATTGCCCCCGGGCGAAGGATTCCCTTGATGTCCTCGAATGCCGCGCCCTGCTCTATGGATGGCTTCGGGTCCGGTTCCCCGACGCCATCCAGCCGGAAAAGTCATCCCCCGTCCTCCGAGGCCCCTGGACTGCTGGGTCGAAAGGCCTGGCGAACCGACCCTGGCCTGGTGGGTGGTTCCGCCTCGGTCAAGCCGGATGTGAGGGAAGCCATGCTGAAGGGATGCGGGAAGCTCGGGGCGATCCTGCATCCGGTGTTCCATGCGAGGCTGCTCGTGAAGGAACCGGGCCAGGGCGGCATCACCCTTTCGGCGCCCCTCAGGTAATTGACGAAGCACTCGGCCAATGA
- a CDS encoding ATP-binding protein, with protein MPLLAISRNGGSPVYPRFAESRLEEALEDSPVVLLHGPRQSGKTTLARSVGDRRDYAYLSFDDPAILSAATSDPVGFLGDLPDRVILDEVQRVPNLFTPIKMTVDRDRRPGRFLLTGSANVLLVPTLADSLAGRMDILRLHPLAQSEIHGQDNRFLDRLFQADFHVRTLPRLGPALADILCAGGYPSALTRTTPRRRAAWYRDFLETIVQRDVRDLSRIGSLEMLPRLLEVAAGQSARLMNLSDLASPFQKARATIRAYITLLERVFLLEELPPWHSNRLSRLVKTPKVHLCDSGLACALLDVDGVSLWKDKPLLGQVLETFVFQELRRQGDWNERPPRLFHFRDRDNYEVDMVVERGTQELAGVEVKASATVTAADFRGLRKLRDAAGDRFRCGVVLYDGEACVGFGDGLFAVPIRMLWEA; from the coding sequence ATGCCCCTCCTTGCAATCAGCCGAAACGGAGGCAGCCCCGTGTACCCACGCTTTGCAGAATCGCGCCTTGAGGAGGCGCTGGAAGATTCACCGGTCGTTCTCCTTCACGGCCCCCGTCAATCCGGCAAGACGACTCTCGCCCGGTCCGTGGGTGACCGCAGGGACTACGCCTACCTGTCTTTCGACGACCCGGCCATTCTCTCCGCAGCCACCTCGGATCCGGTGGGTTTCCTGGGGGACCTGCCCGACCGGGTCATCCTGGACGAGGTGCAACGGGTGCCGAATCTATTCACGCCCATCAAGATGACCGTCGACCGGGACCGCCGCCCGGGACGTTTCCTGCTTACCGGCTCCGCCAACGTGCTTCTGGTCCCCACCTTGGCGGATTCCCTTGCAGGAAGGATGGACATCCTGCGCCTGCACCCGTTGGCCCAAAGTGAAATCCATGGCCAGGACAATCGGTTTCTTGACCGGCTTTTCCAGGCGGATTTCCACGTCCGGACCCTCCCGAGGCTCGGTCCGGCGCTCGCGGACATCCTCTGCGCGGGGGGCTATCCCTCTGCGCTCACCCGGACAACTCCCCGCAGGCGGGCAGCCTGGTATCGCGATTTCCTGGAGACCATCGTGCAACGGGACGTCCGCGACCTGTCAAGAATCGGCTCCTTGGAAATGCTTCCAAGGCTCCTGGAGGTCGCCGCGGGGCAAAGCGCCCGCCTCATGAACCTCAGCGATCTCGCCTCGCCCTTCCAGAAGGCGAGGGCGACCATCAGGGCCTACATCACCCTCCTGGAACGGGTCTTCCTCCTGGAAGAGTTGCCCCCATGGCACAGCAACCGTCTGAGCCGCCTGGTCAAGACTCCCAAGGTCCACCTCTGCGATTCCGGCCTTGCCTGCGCTCTGCTGGATGTGGATGGGGTTTCGCTCTGGAAGGACAAGCCCCTGCTCGGGCAGGTGCTCGAGACCTTCGTCTTCCAGGAGCTGAGGCGCCAGGGCGATTGGAATGAGCGCCCCCCGCGGCTCTTTCATTTCCGTGACCGGGACAACTACGAAGTGGACATGGTGGTGGAGCGGGGTACCCAGGAGCTCGCCGGAGTCGAGGTCAAGGCTTCCGCCACAGTGACCGCCGCGGACTTCCGGGGCCTTCGGAAACTCAGGGATGCGGCCGGTGATCGGTTCCGGTGCGGAGTCGTGCTCTACGATGGCGAAGCATGCGTGGGATTCGGGGATGGTCTGTTCGCGGTGCCGATCCGCATGCTCTGGGAGGCATGA
- a CDS encoding EamA family transporter, with product MAHGGRARPASGLAAGIGATMVWGLTFLVPTVLEGYSPLLITFGRFAAHGLLSCILSQAGPGLRALGREAWKAAAAFALLGNIGYDVVLVQGIRQVGAPLVALITGPFP from the coding sequence ATGGCGCACGGCGGTAGGGCGCGTCCCGCCTCGGGTTTGGCCGCGGGCATAGGCGCGACCATGGTCTGGGGATTGACCTTCCTGGTCCCCACCGTTTTGGAAGGATACAGCCCGCTCTTGATCACCTTTGGCCGATTCGCCGCCCACGGCCTGCTCTCCTGCATTCTGAGCCAGGCCGGCCCCGGTCTGCGCGCCCTGGGGCGCGAGGCCTGGAAGGCCGCCGCTGCTTTCGCCCTCCTGGGCAACATCGGATACGACGTGGTTCTGGTCCAGGGCATCCGCCAGGTGGGCGCGCCCCTGGTCGCCCTCATCACGGGGCCCTTCCCCTGA
- a CDS encoding SDR family NAD(P)-dependent oxidoreductase: MTYTTHPALTAVHGRLRGKVVLVTGASSGIGEAAARLFAKEGASVVAAARRMDRIESITEELREEGLRVWGVVCDVTDEDSVAKAVKSTMEHFGRLDAAFNNAGIPGAMRPLHELVAADFDRVLATNLKGAFLCMKHEIPAMLASGGGAIVNNASIGGLVGAPDSSFYGASKWGLVGMTKCAALDYARKGIRVNAIAPGPTRSEMFDGWMATEAARERLAAAMPMNYIAHPDDMARAALYLLTDEARWTTGAVLACDGGASAD, translated from the coding sequence ATGACTTACACAACCCACCCCGCCCTCACCGCGGTCCATGGCCGCCTGCGGGGCAAGGTCGTTCTCGTGACGGGTGCATCGAGCGGGATCGGCGAGGCCGCTGCTCGATTGTTCGCGAAGGAAGGCGCCAGCGTCGTTGCTGCGGCGCGGCGCATGGATCGCATCGAGTCGATAACGGAGGAGCTGCGGGAGGAAGGGTTGCGCGTATGGGGCGTTGTTTGCGACGTGACCGACGAGGATTCCGTAGCCAAGGCGGTCAAATCCACGATGGAGCATTTTGGCAGGTTGGACGCGGCCTTCAATAATGCCGGGATTCCCGGCGCGATGCGTCCCCTCCACGAACTGGTCGCTGCGGATTTCGATCGGGTCCTCGCGACCAACCTCAAGGGAGCGTTCCTCTGCATGAAGCACGAAATCCCGGCCATGCTGGCATCCGGGGGCGGCGCGATCGTGAACAATGCCTCCATCGGGGGTCTCGTGGGCGCTCCTGACAGCTCCTTCTACGGGGCAAGCAAGTGGGGGCTGGTGGGAATGACCAAATGTGCAGCCTTGGATTATGCCCGCAAGGGGATCCGCGTGAATGCGATTGCGCCGGGGCCGACCCGCTCCGAGATGTTCGACGGCTGGATGGCGACAGAAGCGGCCCGGGAGAGGCTGGCAGCCGCCATGCCGATGAATTACATAGCCCACCCCGACGACATGGCGCGCGCGGCGCTCTACCTGCTCACCGATGAAGCGCGGTGGACCACCGGGGCGGTGCTGGCGTGCGACGGCGGCGCCAGCGCCGATTGA
- a CDS encoding thioesterase II family protein — MLHEDEPPKHPDGPRWIEIRAACGTGPVIHLPHAGSFALASRSMLGMLPAGCGLVAADYPDSHGSSPREFDRLCMGFAQDLKPHLMDGAVLLGASFGGYIAFQIARICEALLGHSFRRVVLVAVPDPRTLRNSLDDAPSWIATLLAREAAHAGSGVDPWVFEEMRSRIEKDLHCLRTLDPHRPEGIQGPLTIFNGEDDPWCDHRAAEDYWKQRSSCPVEYLGFRGRHLPGVRGWSRILGHAIRAGNAPREADQSALAPPSHASTAPVVHRASSVSR; from the coding sequence ATGCTGCATGAAGATGAACCCCCGAAGCACCCGGATGGCCCGCGCTGGATTGAGATCAGGGCTGCGTGCGGAACCGGCCCCGTCATCCACCTTCCCCATGCTGGAAGCTTTGCCCTGGCTTCCAGGTCCATGCTCGGAATGCTGCCTGCCGGTTGTGGGCTGGTGGCCGCCGATTACCCCGACAGCCACGGGTCTTCCCCTCGCGAATTCGATCGCCTTTGCATGGGCTTCGCCCAGGACCTGAAACCGCACCTGATGGACGGTGCGGTTCTCCTGGGGGCGAGCTTCGGAGGCTATATCGCCTTCCAGATCGCCCGAATCTGCGAAGCCCTGCTGGGCCACTCCTTCCGCCGCGTCGTTCTGGTCGCGGTTCCGGATCCACGGACCCTGCGGAACAGCCTGGATGACGCTCCGTCCTGGATTGCCACCCTCCTCGCCAGGGAGGCCGCCCACGCGGGTTCCGGCGTGGATCCCTGGGTTTTCGAAGAGATGCGGTCAAGAATCGAAAAGGATCTCCATTGCCTGCGAACCCTCGACCCTCATCGGCCAGAAGGAATCCAAGGCCCCCTCACCATCTTCAACGGGGAGGATGACCCCTGGTGCGACCACCGGGCCGCGGAGGATTATTGGAAGCAGAGGAGTTCGTGCCCTGTGGAATACCTTGGCTTCCGCGGCCGGCACCTGCCCGGCGTCAGGGGCTGGAGCCGGATTCTCGGCCACGCGATCCGCGCCGGGAACGCGCCCCGGGAGGCGGATCAATCGGCGCTGGCGCCGCCGTCGCACGCCAGCACCGCCCCGGTGGTCCACCGCGCTTCATCGGTGAGCAGGTAG
- a CDS encoding LysE family transporter, translating into MLEGIPGNVIALVVANGAVLIVPGLNFALVSRTSLECGLRFGLMTALGITSGIMVHVALAMYGSYRIFAKHPFLFGVVKWMGVAYILWMALKLTRGLLSAPASGKPGSSRPPSGGCFRNGFLVDLFNPYVTLFYVSVFSQIMATEAGLATLSAYGVVIFVLTLGWFALVALVFAHPASRKVYEDHWKAIEALSASLLVFFAVKLALT; encoded by the coding sequence ATGCTTGAAGGGATTCCAGGCAACGTGATCGCGCTGGTGGTCGCCAATGGCGCGGTCCTGATCGTCCCAGGGCTCAATTTCGCCTTGGTATCCAGGACATCCTTGGAATGCGGCCTGAGATTCGGTCTGATGACCGCCCTGGGCATTACTTCGGGAATCATGGTCCACGTCGCCCTGGCCATGTACGGATCCTACCGGATCTTTGCCAAGCATCCCTTCCTGTTCGGGGTCGTCAAGTGGATGGGGGTCGCCTATATCCTCTGGATGGCCCTCAAGCTCACACGAGGCCTTCTATCCGCCCCCGCCTCCGGAAAGCCGGGATCGAGCCGGCCGCCATCCGGCGGTTGCTTCCGGAACGGGTTTCTGGTCGACTTGTTCAACCCCTACGTGACACTGTTCTATGTCTCCGTCTTCTCCCAGATCATGGCGACCGAAGCCGGCCTGGCCACGCTTTCAGCATACGGAGTAGTGATCTTCGTGTTGACCCTGGGTTGGTTTGCCCTGGTCGCGCTTGTGTTCGCACATCCCGCCTCGCGCAAGGTTTATGAAGACCACTGGAAGGCCATCGAGGCCCTGAGCGCGAGTCTCCTGGTCTTTTTCGCCGTGAAGCTGGCCTTGACCTAG
- a CDS encoding multidrug effflux MFS transporter — protein sequence MTAKRLTVSLFVLTLIVALPQLSETIYAPSLPQLAIDFATSESLSEYTLTIYLIGFALGVLVWGTISDRYGRKPCLVAGFSVYILACIGCYLTRSIHMLLFTRLIQAFGASVGSVLGQAVARDAIRPEDRGRVFSTISMAMAFAPGIGPVIGGLTTQFFHWNRVFLVLVMLGLFTTLAIVFRLPETHPAIDRNVNGIAIYRKCLSAMVRNPVTLGYAFMVGAVNGIIFGYYAEAPFFFINGLSLPAASFGLMAFFICLPLALGGWISRRLHEKKLAGRRIIQWGIGLMLFGSLAFLLGTRFAWISPVASRLAVAQSLLWVTVVMTGITMVIPNCLSQALEPYGRFAGTAASLFGFGYYLVIAAFTGMMGHMHDGTLLQLPLFIFLVSALMLLVFRLTLSRRGQHA from the coding sequence TTGACAGCCAAACGCCTCACGGTTTCCCTTTTCGTGCTGACCTTGATTGTCGCCTTGCCACAGCTGAGCGAGACGATCTACGCCCCTTCCCTGCCCCAGCTGGCCATCGATTTCGCCACCAGCGAAAGCCTTTCCGAATACACGCTCACCATCTACCTCATCGGATTCGCCCTCGGGGTGCTGGTCTGGGGTACCATCTCCGACCGGTACGGACGCAAGCCTTGCCTCGTGGCCGGATTCTCCGTGTACATCCTGGCCTGCATCGGCTGCTACCTCACACGGAGCATCCACATGCTCCTGTTCACGCGTCTCATCCAGGCATTTGGGGCGAGCGTGGGTTCGGTCCTGGGCCAGGCGGTGGCGCGGGACGCGATTCGTCCCGAGGACCGCGGTCGGGTCTTCTCGACGATCAGCATGGCCATGGCCTTCGCACCCGGCATCGGCCCTGTCATCGGCGGCCTGACGACCCAATTCTTCCATTGGAACCGTGTCTTCCTGGTATTGGTCATGCTCGGCCTGTTCACGACCCTCGCCATCGTTTTCCGTCTTCCCGAGACGCACCCCGCCATCGACCGTAACGTAAACGGAATTGCGATCTACAGGAAATGCCTAAGTGCCATGGTCCGGAATCCGGTCACGCTGGGGTACGCTTTCATGGTCGGTGCGGTCAACGGAATCATCTTCGGCTACTACGCGGAGGCACCCTTCTTCTTCATCAACGGGTTGTCTTTGCCGGCGGCCTCCTTCGGCCTGATGGCCTTCTTCATCTGCCTGCCCTTGGCCCTGGGCGGATGGATTTCCCGCCGCTTGCACGAGAAGAAATTGGCGGGCCGCCGGATCATCCAGTGGGGCATCGGGCTGATGCTTTTCGGATCACTGGCCTTCCTTCTCGGAACGCGTTTCGCCTGGATCTCGCCGGTCGCGTCCCGGCTGGCAGTCGCCCAAAGCCTGCTCTGGGTGACCGTGGTGATGACAGGTATAACGATGGTCATACCCAACTGCCTGAGCCAGGCCCTGGAGCCGTACGGTCGCTTCGCCGGGACCGCAGCATCCTTGTTCGGGTTCGGGTACTACCTCGTCATCGCGGCTTTCACCGGCATGATGGGGCACATGCATGACGGGACGCTGCTCCAGCTGCCCCTGTTCATCTTCCTGGTCTCGGCGCTCATGCTGCTGGTCTTCAGGTTGACGTTGTCCCGCAGGGGGCAACATGCTTGA